The following is a genomic window from Calliphora vicina chromosome 5, idCalVici1.1, whole genome shotgun sequence.
cgAACTGAAATGAACAGAGTAGATATTAAAGCAAAGTAAATGAACAATACCGAACTCATTTAAACTCTGAAGCTCAAATGTCGTGGAGTTGCACTTAATTAACAAATTCATATACTAGAGAAGAGTAGTGTACAAGAGATGAGCACTAAGCATAACCTCAACtgacaccaacaacaacaacagcacacACGCACACTATTCTAATAACATTATGTTAGTGCAGACAAACGTTCGTACATGCAATTTAATAACAACTgtgatgatgacgacgacgacgatgatgataatgacaacaaaacatacaaaaataaaggaaaaaggAGAGTATTAAATACTCACATACACTCGCACACACACACATCAAAAACAAGTACTACACTCTTGTAAAGGAAGTGGAAAAGAATTCGTTATGGGAAATAAATTGAAACAcacgaaatgaaaacaaaaaacaggaATTAATAAtaagagcaagagagtaagagcaGGAAAGCTATAGTTTTGCAAATACCTCAATACTTTTAGTTAAAATGAGAGCACTATGTTAATATGGGGCTCCCTTTTATATAGCGCACACACAACTTAATACTTAAGGGTATTTGCTTtgattgttgttcttgttgtattGCGAGTTCAGTTATATTTATTTCTCAATTGTTTAGTCATCTCTTTCTGGCGCTGGTTGGagaaaaaaaccataaaaaacaaatgcatgaagaagaaaaaaaataaataaaataaatgtagtCAAACATGTTGAGTTTTTCCTAATAAGCACACCCATTGGACGTCGACGTTTGGCGCTGGCGTATACATTAGCGTACGGCACATTTCAAATGTATTGTATGCTTTTAATATTTGCGCTCTTCAGTTACCTAACGCGTTCTGAGTTGTTATAACCGTAAAGCGGCTATACTGCACGTCTGTTgttgctttgttttgttgttttttttattgcttaCACCGTAACCGCATTAGCTCTTCATACATTATAATACAACCAACGATTTGTTGTTAAACTGCAAATTGAGCTGATGTTATTGTTGTCGGTTGCGTTGTATGTGCATGCATATGCATGCGTGTTGTTTcagttatttatttagttttttttttttggtttttgccataagaaaaaaacaaataaaatcaaattgaatTAGTGTTAATAGTATTAGATCATTGAATTGGAATTGTTGTTGATTTTAGAGTGTGTGTGTGAGAAAAGGCTTAAATGagcaataaaaaccaaaaagtcAAACAAATCAATGAATTTTAATCACTCTAATCATCATAATCATTGAAATAACGGTTTATTTTAATTGCACGTATTGCATAAACGTCAACGTTGACCACAATAATGGCAAAAACTTGCCGACGGCTTTttcaaaactaaacttttttctGTCGCGTACCTAGAAAAGAATAAAAACTTATcgcaaattccaaaaaaaaacaaaaattattaaaaattcaaagctaataaaaaacaacaagaaagaAAAATTCCTAATTCCATTAAAAAGTGTTTAGTTTTTGTGCAACTTGTATACATGCCATAACATGCACCCGGACTTTAGTCTGGTGTTGCAAAAGTGTGCttcaaatttaagtttaaagcaTAAACAACCCATTTTATTTAGTGCGTACGTTAACGGTAAAAACATGTCCGCCTCGACGGCTGAAATGTCCAATAATTCGCCAGACGACACCGAAGATCTAGTACGCATAGTAAGCGATGAGGAAGATGAAGTTGAGGGAGAGGATACTGCTCAGTTTCCCCAACACAATACCGACCAAGAGGAGGAGGATGACAATATTAGTTTGTGTAGTGAACTGTCGGTGGGTAAAGAAAATCCTGGCGAGGAACGGCCAGCTAGCATGGACGATGAGGAGATTTTGGATATTAGTGATACACATTCAAATTCTTCCACCGAAGAAATGCAACATTCACCCTCAGTATCCTCTCAAGAAACTGGCATAAATCCTTTTGCCTTGGCCAACACTTTAAGATTTCCCGTGCCTTTTGGCCTGCAACCAAATGCCGCCGTTACAGCAGCAAATATTTCTCCCTTCCAAGAGGAGTTCCTAAGAAAGTCGCATCTTTATGCTGAAGAACTAATGAAACATCAAATGCAATTAATGGCTGCCGCCCGGGCCAGTGCCTTTTCGTTGCGTTCGAATTCATTGCCCCAGCTGCATCATTCTCATCCAATAAACTCCACTCCCAATCTAGTGCATCATCTGAATCCTTTAGCTAAAATTGGCCAATTAAGTGCAGCTGCAGCAGCTGCCCTCTCAGCGGCAGCTCAACAAAATCATAAACCTTTAAATCATGGCCATCATCCTCATCATATgctacaacaacagcagcagcatcaacaCCTGCATCATCAATATTCCCTAAACAATGATACCTTGGCCAAATTAACGGATCTAAGCAAGCAACATTCACCTACCACAATCGGCTCCAACACCAATACCACCCATCACATGATGTCCACTCTCAACCAGCTGCAGACCCAAATGCAGGCTCATTTACCCGGTCTGCTGCATGACAATAATGATAATCTTCACGAAAGAGCTTTAAAGTTTAGCATAGACAATATACTTAAAGCCGATTTTGGACGTTCGAATAGTCTGGATTCACCACCTCAACAAAGGAAAACCAGCCAACATAAATCCCATTCACACCGGCAAAAACTAAATACATCATCGTCCTCCTCATCCACGGCCTCCACAACAGTGTTAAACGACTCACTGGAACACACAGCCCAAACATTGGCGCATAATATTTCACCTTCGACCCAAACATTCTCCTCTTCTTTGGCCACCATTTGTACGAATAGCAATGATTCGAGTAGCACGGCTGTTAGCAGCAGCTATAGTAGTGCTAATGGGGCTGCTGATCTGGTGAAGTCATCACCCTCTCAAACACCCACCTTGTCACCGGGTTTCAGTGCGACCTTTGACAATGTTAGCAGTGGGGGTAATAAGAATGTTTCGTCATCTAGCAAAAACGAGGAGAGTTCAACGGGTACATCGACATCTGCAACGGGCACGGGGAGCGGTCCTATAGTGTGGCCAGCTTGGGTTTATTGTACCCGTTACAGTGATCGTCCTAGTTCGGGTaagttttggaaatttgtaacaaatttgtcATGAATGGAATATTTGTGGAGGTttggggaaaaaattaaatttctaaacaaaaagaTTATGCCGAcggcaaaaaataaaaagtttagtaCTATAATCTATTagaatatattgttaaatatgtATCTGTTTACATATTCTAtagcatatttgcaaaattttcaattggaTAGTGAtgttggaaaattaaatttcaaacattctAATTAGAATTGTGATTTGTAGCTGggatttaaaataagaaatttgtgGCTCTCTTTATTAAGAACACTTTGaacatttgttaattttaataaaattttaaggtgAAAAAATACATTGAAAGGAAAAAGCTCAGTACCGGGAATAATTTACTTAATTGGAAACTAATTTCTCCACTTCGAACTGActtatcaaaaataatattttaaaatagtgtAAGAAATATGGATATAGCTAAACCATTTCA
Proteins encoded in this region:
- the LOC135961514 gene encoding homeobox protein invected-like gives rise to the protein MHPDFSLVLQKCASNLSLKHKQPILFSAYVNGKNMSASTAEMSNNSPDDTEDLVRIVSDEEDEVEGEDTAQFPQHNTDQEEEDDNISLCSELSVGKENPGEERPASMDDEEILDISDTHSNSSTEEMQHSPSVSSQETGINPFALANTLRFPVPFGLQPNAAVTAANISPFQEEFLRKSHLYAEELMKHQMQLMAAARASAFSLRSNSLPQLHHSHPINSTPNLVHHLNPLAKIGQLSAAAAAALSAAAQQNHKPLNHGHHPHHMLQQQQQHQHLHHQYSLNNDTLAKLTDLSKQHSPTTIGSNTNTTHHMMSTLNQLQTQMQAHLPGLLHDNNDNLHERALKFSIDNILKADFGRSNSLDSPPQQRKTSQHKSHSHRQKLNTSSSSSSTASTTVLNDSLEHTAQTLAHNISPSTQTFSSSLATICTNSNDSSSTAVSSSYSSANGAADLVKSSPSQTPTLSPGFSATFDNVSSGGNKNVSSSSKNEESSTGTSTSATGTGSGPIVWPAWVYCTRYSDRPSSGKCTNCFSLKSRYEIKHFLNFWIVFVLIPT